One window of Flavobacterium ammonificans genomic DNA carries:
- a CDS encoding heavy metal translocating P-type ATPase, giving the protein MDTQNCFHCGLDIVKKEEVIFDDKSFCCTGCKTVYEIFSLNDMTCYYDFEKSPGATPQDINGKYDFLDNESIVSKLLEFEENATAIVSLSIPHIHCSSCIWILENLQRLQKGISNSQVNFPQKTVRITYKPEEVSLKEIVYLLSGIGYEPYISLENYEAGANNVDRSLTYKLGVAFFCFGNIMLLSFPEYFEVKEYWLDQYRGFFRWLIFALSLPSFFYSASGYYVSAYKSIKSKMLNIDIPIALGIIVMFVRSTVDIIMDYGSGFFDSLTGLVFFMLLGKMFQIKTYSFLSFERDFKSYFPIAITRIQGNLEESIPVYDIQKGDRLLIRNQELIPVDGILISESAEIDYSFVTGEAIPITKKSGDKVFAGGKQIGKMIEMEVLYSVSQSYLTQLWSNDVFQKNVEQKHKTITDQISRYFTPILLLIAFSGFGYWIFKDVNIAFNVFTAVLIVACPCALALTAPFTFGNILRILGKKKFYLKNALVIEQLAKVDTIVFDKTGTITTNKKSNISFQGNPLSERDVVLIKNVLRASNHPLSRMLYDFLPETQKLKLDHFEEITGKGIRATIDGANIQLGSASFVGCNEETDIQQTSVHITINDTYVGKYVFNNQYREGLSTLFVNLSQLYQLKILSGDNEGEREALERLLPPGTELIFNQKPEQKLEFIKKLQEKGHNIMMVGDGLNDAGALAQSNVGISISENVNVFSPACDAILDASVFDQLDAFMLLSKKAITTIIMSFTISLVYNLVGLLFAVTGNLLPLVAAIIMPLSTITIVSFVTLMSNYYSQKNLQQ; this is encoded by the coding sequence ATGGACACACAAAACTGTTTCCATTGTGGTTTAGATATTGTAAAAAAGGAAGAAGTTATTTTTGACGACAAATCATTTTGTTGCACGGGTTGTAAGACAGTGTATGAAATATTTAGTCTCAACGATATGACTTGTTATTATGATTTTGAAAAATCACCTGGAGCAACTCCGCAAGACATTAACGGTAAATATGATTTCTTAGATAATGAAAGTATTGTTTCAAAACTGTTGGAATTCGAAGAGAATGCAACCGCTATTGTTTCACTTAGCATTCCTCATATACATTGTAGTTCGTGTATTTGGATTTTGGAAAATTTACAGCGTCTTCAAAAGGGAATAAGTAATTCTCAAGTTAATTTCCCTCAAAAAACAGTCCGTATTACTTACAAACCAGAAGAAGTTTCACTTAAAGAAATTGTCTATTTATTAAGTGGCATTGGTTATGAACCGTATATTAGTTTAGAAAACTATGAAGCGGGTGCTAATAATGTGGATAGAAGTTTAACTTACAAATTAGGTGTTGCTTTCTTTTGTTTTGGTAATATTATGTTGCTTTCGTTTCCTGAATATTTTGAAGTAAAAGAATATTGGTTGGATCAATACCGCGGCTTTTTTCGTTGGTTGATTTTTGCCTTGTCATTGCCAAGTTTTTTCTATTCGGCTAGTGGTTACTATGTTTCAGCCTACAAAAGTATCAAATCTAAAATGCTCAATATTGATATTCCTATCGCTTTGGGAATCATCGTCATGTTTGTGCGAAGTACTGTGGATATTATAATGGATTATGGGTCTGGTTTTTTTGATAGCTTGACTGGATTGGTTTTCTTTATGCTTTTAGGGAAAATGTTCCAAATAAAAACCTATAGTTTTTTAAGTTTTGAACGTGATTTCAAATCGTATTTTCCAATTGCAATTACAAGAATTCAAGGAAACTTAGAAGAAAGTATTCCCGTATATGATATTCAAAAAGGGGATCGATTACTCATTCGCAATCAAGAACTGATTCCTGTAGATGGTATATTAATCTCTGAGTCGGCCGAGATCGATTATAGTTTTGTAACTGGCGAAGCCATTCCGATTACAAAAAAATCCGGAGATAAAGTATTTGCCGGAGGAAAGCAAATTGGCAAAATGATTGAAATGGAAGTGTTGTATTCCGTTTCACAAAGTTATTTGACGCAGTTGTGGAGTAATGATGTATTCCAAAAAAATGTGGAGCAAAAACACAAGACAATTACCGACCAGATTTCGCGCTATTTTACACCTATTTTACTTTTAATTGCCTTTTCGGGCTTTGGCTACTGGATTTTTAAAGATGTTAATATTGCATTTAATGTTTTTACTGCGGTATTGATAGTGGCTTGCCCTTGTGCATTAGCGCTAACTGCTCCATTTACATTCGGTAATATTTTAAGAATACTGGGTAAGAAGAAGTTTTATCTTAAAAATGCTTTAGTAATTGAACAACTAGCTAAAGTAGATACTATTGTGTTTGATAAAACAGGAACAATAACTACTAACAAGAAATCCAATATTTCATTTCAAGGAAATCCACTCTCAGAAAGGGATGTTGTTTTGATTAAAAATGTATTACGCGCTTCCAATCATCCTTTGAGCAGAATGTTGTATGATTTTTTACCGGAAACCCAAAAGTTAAAATTGGATCATTTTGAAGAAATAACAGGAAAGGGTATTCGAGCAACTATTGACGGAGCTAACATCCAATTGGGTTCGGCTTCTTTTGTGGGTTGCAATGAAGAAACCGATATCCAACAAACATCAGTTCATATTACAATCAATGATACTTATGTTGGTAAATATGTCTTTAACAATCAATATAGAGAAGGCTTGTCAACTCTTTTTGTGAATCTAAGTCAACTTTATCAATTGAAAATTTTATCGGGTGATAATGAAGGAGAGCGAGAAGCATTGGAACGATTATTACCTCCAGGTACCGAATTGATTTTCAATCAAAAGCCGGAGCAAAAATTAGAATTTATTAAAAAATTACAAGAAAAAGGACACAATATAATGATGGTGGGTGATGGACTGAACGATGCGGGTGCTTTGGCGCAAAGTAATGTAGGGATTTCCATTTCAGAAAACGTAAATGTTTTTTCACCTGCTTGTGATGCTATTTTAGACGCCAGTGTTTTTGATCAACTAGATGCTTTTATGTTGCTTTCTAAAAAAGCCATTACTACCATAATTATGAGTTTTACAATTTCATTAGTATATAATTTAGTGGGCTTGTTATTTGCAGTTACTGGTAATTTGTTACCACTTGTTGCTGCTATAATTATGCCTTTGAGTACTATTACAATAGTCAGTTTTGTTACTTTAATGAGTAATTATTATTCACAAAAAAACTTACAACAATAG
- a CDS encoding Crp/Fnr family transcriptional regulator, with amino-acid sequence MSKCEQCIVREFSSLKALNKEELVKLSECKESYTIKKGDVIFEEGDTINGIYCIKDGVCKMSKLSANGKDHIVKLISKGELLGQRSIISDEPVNLSAVALEDMEVCFIPKSEIMGFFEKNNQFSMNVMKTICGDLKEADVHTVNMAQKTVKERLAETLLYLADTFGKNEDNSLKVQLSREELASMIGTATESCIRLLSDFNKLGLIELAGKKITLKDIGKLKKMAE; translated from the coding sequence ATGAGTAAATGTGAACAATGTATCGTTAGAGAATTCAGCTCTTTGAAAGCGTTAAACAAAGAAGAACTCGTGAAACTTTCAGAGTGCAAAGAGTCCTATACTATAAAAAAGGGCGATGTGATTTTTGAGGAAGGAGATACAATTAATGGAATTTACTGTATTAAAGATGGCGTTTGCAAAATGTCCAAGTTAAGTGCCAATGGTAAGGACCATATTGTAAAACTAATCTCCAAAGGGGAATTGTTAGGACAACGTTCTATAATTAGTGATGAGCCTGTCAATCTTAGTGCCGTTGCATTAGAAGATATGGAAGTTTGTTTTATCCCTAAATCTGAAATAATGGGATTTTTTGAAAAAAACAATCAGTTTTCCATGAACGTTATGAAAACAATTTGTGGCGATTTAAAAGAGGCTGATGTTCATACTGTAAATATGGCACAAAAAACCGTTAAAGAAAGATTGGCTGAAACGCTACTTTATTTAGCTGACACTTTCGGAAAAAATGAAGACAACAGTTTGAAAGTGCAATTATCTAGAGAAGAATTAGCTAGTATGATCGGTACTGCAACTGAAAGTTGTATCCGACTACTTTCTGATTTCAACAAACTAGGTTTGATTGAGTTAGCCGGTAAAAAAATCACTTTGAAAGATATTGGTAAATTAAAAAAAATGGCAGAATAG
- a CDS encoding DMT family transporter: protein MIYLIISIVFYSLNNLLWKKVLQQANSWLVMSLRALLTSFIGVGVLIFYSPGILYEIDFNSVCRVTIASLLGAFGLICMLSALQKGTLRQLGIFNLLTIAFTVLYLFLFEKFNFLDFLSGASIIIVGFSIYIFQIQKQPSEESNIKTIIYFILMSLFFASSELVHWYNFKQSIPPLFSVVNQEIIVFLVGGIGLIMQPKSVKIQWSQSIVKSGYLIVIMAVFIFAAVWTGFLGLKITNPLLASLFPLATPILTILFGAIFFKEKWNKIMGFALVLIAIGAYVLHINLNQM from the coding sequence ATGATATATTTAATTATTTCAATTGTATTTTATTCATTAAACAACCTGCTCTGGAAAAAAGTTTTACAGCAAGCGAATAGTTGGTTAGTTATGTCCTTAAGGGCACTATTAACTAGTTTTATAGGAGTGGGAGTACTTATTTTTTATTCTCCCGGAATACTATATGAAATTGATTTTAATTCGGTTTGCAGAGTTACAATAGCATCTTTACTTGGTGCTTTTGGATTGATTTGTATGTTATCGGCTCTCCAAAAAGGGACATTAAGACAATTAGGAATATTTAATCTTTTGACAATTGCGTTTACGGTACTCTACCTTTTTCTTTTTGAAAAATTTAATTTTTTAGATTTTCTGTCTGGAGCAAGTATAATTATAGTAGGATTTAGCATTTACATTTTTCAAATACAAAAACAGCCTTCAGAAGAATCCAACATCAAGACTATAATTTATTTTATTTTAATGTCGCTATTCTTTGCATCATCTGAATTGGTACATTGGTATAATTTCAAACAATCAATTCCACCACTATTTTCAGTAGTCAATCAAGAAATAATTGTTTTTTTGGTGGGTGGTATCGGATTGATAATGCAACCTAAATCAGTAAAAATACAATGGTCACAATCGATTGTAAAATCAGGTTATCTTATAGTAATAATGGCTGTATTTATTTTTGCAGCCGTTTGGACTGGTTTTTTAGGATTGAAAATTACTAATCCACTTTTAGCGTCACTTTTCCCATTGGCAACTCCTATTTTAACAATTCTATTTGGCGCAATATTTTTTAAAGAAAAATGGAATAAAATAATGGGTTTCGCTCTTGTATTAATTGCAATTGGAGCCTATGTGTTACATATTAACTTAAATCAGATGTAA
- the mazG gene encoding nucleoside triphosphate pyrophosphohydrolase produces the protein MNSRESQLQAFDRLLTIMDELREQCPWDKKQTIQSLRHLTIEETYELGDAILENDLDEVKKELGDLLLHIVFYAKIGSETQDFDMADVCNSICEKLIHRHPHIYGDVEVKDEEEVKQNWEKLKLKEGKKSVLEGVPKGLPALVKASRIQDKVKGVGFDWEEPHQVWDKVQEELEELQVEIAAGNQDKIEAEFGDVLFSMINYARFLNINPEDALERTNKKFISRFQYLESKATELGKPLMDMTLAEMDVFWNEAKKM, from the coding sequence ATGAATTCAAGAGAATCACAACTTCAGGCTTTCGACAGATTGTTAACCATTATGGACGAATTGCGCGAGCAATGCCCTTGGGATAAAAAACAAACCATACAAAGTCTGCGTCACCTTACTATTGAAGAGACTTATGAGTTGGGCGATGCAATTTTAGAGAATGATCTAGATGAGGTCAAAAAGGAATTGGGCGATTTGTTATTGCACATTGTTTTTTATGCTAAAATTGGAAGCGAAACGCAAGATTTTGATATGGCTGATGTATGCAATTCCATTTGTGAAAAGTTGATTCATCGTCATCCTCATATTTACGGAGATGTTGAGGTGAAAGATGAAGAAGAGGTGAAGCAAAATTGGGAAAAACTAAAACTAAAAGAAGGAAAAAAATCCGTTTTAGAAGGAGTTCCAAAAGGCTTACCGGCATTGGTAAAAGCGAGCCGAATTCAAGATAAAGTAAAAGGTGTTGGTTTTGATTGGGAAGAACCCCATCAAGTTTGGGATAAAGTCCAAGAGGAATTGGAAGAACTACAGGTTGAAATAGCCGCTGGAAATCAAGATAAAATAGAAGCTGAATTTGGAGATGTACTCTTTTCAATGATTAACTACGCCCGCTTTTTAAATATCAATCCCGAGGATGCTTTGGAACGAACCAATAAAAAATTCATTTCCCGTTTTCAATATTTAGAAAGCAAAGCAACTGAATTAGGAAAACCATTGATGGATATGACTTTGGCAGAGATGGATGTGTTTTGGAACGAGGCGAAGAAAATGTAA
- a CDS encoding DUF5606 domain-containing protein — MNIEKILAISGKPGLYELKIQTRTGFVAESLLDGKKITVDLKANVSLLSEISVYTYEAETPLAEILNSISKKEKNGPAISHKEDPATLAAYFKEILPDYDEERVYGSDIKKIINWYNMLQAKGLVNDEAPKASSKEESVTEEKPKKAKASKA; from the coding sequence ATGAATATCGAAAAAATACTTGCTATTTCTGGGAAACCAGGTTTATACGAATTGAAAATTCAAACTCGTACAGGTTTTGTTGCCGAATCTTTATTGGACGGAAAAAAAATCACTGTTGATTTAAAGGCTAATGTAAGTTTGTTATCTGAGATTTCAGTATATACCTATGAAGCTGAAACGCCTTTGGCTGAAATATTAAATAGTATTTCTAAAAAAGAAAAAAATGGGCCTGCAATTTCTCATAAAGAAGATCCAGCTACTTTAGCCGCTTATTTTAAAGAAATCTTACCGGATTACGATGAAGAGAGAGTTTATGGGTCTGATATTAAAAAAATTATCAATTGGTATAATATGTTGCAAGCTAAAGGTTTGGTAAATGATGAAGCGCCTAAAGCATCAAGCAAAGAAGAATCAGTTACGGAAGAAAAACCTAAAAAAGCAAAAGCTTCAAAAGCATAA
- the def gene encoding peptide deformylase has protein sequence MILPIIGYGDPVLRKVADAIVPSHPNLKEIIANMYDTMYNAHGVGLAAPQVGLPIRLFIIDTTPFSDDEDLSEEDQKKMNGFKRTFINAKILKEEGEEWSFNEGCLSIPDVREDVYRNPVVTIEYCEEDFVMKTEVFDGLIARVIQHEYDHIEGILFTDKISSLKKRLIQKKLKNIIEGKTFQEYRMKFFGKKGR, from the coding sequence ATGATTTTACCAATAATAGGTTACGGTGATCCTGTTTTAAGAAAAGTAGCTGATGCTATTGTGCCTAGTCATCCAAATTTAAAAGAGATAATTGCAAATATGTATGACACTATGTACAATGCGCATGGAGTTGGACTGGCTGCACCTCAGGTTGGTTTACCAATACGTTTATTTATAATTGATACTACTCCATTTAGTGATGATGAAGATTTATCTGAAGAAGATCAAAAAAAAATGAACGGTTTCAAGCGTACTTTTATTAATGCTAAAATTCTTAAGGAGGAAGGGGAAGAATGGAGTTTTAACGAAGGTTGTTTGAGCATACCAGATGTAAGAGAAGACGTATATAGAAATCCTGTAGTAACAATTGAATACTGTGAAGAGGATTTTGTAATGAAAACAGAAGTTTTCGATGGTTTAATTGCAAGAGTAATTCAGCACGAATACGATCATATAGAAGGAATTTTATTTACCGATAAAATTTCGTCTTTGAAAAAACGTTTGATTCAAAAAAAATTAAAAAACATTATCGAAGGAAAGACTTTTCAAGAATACCGAATGAAGTTTTTTGGTAAAAAGGGAAGATAA
- the ruvX gene encoding Holliday junction resolvase RuvX, which yields MPRILAIDYGQKRTGIAVTDELQIIASGLTTIPSATAITFLKDYFEKEKVEAVLIGEPKQMNGLPSESASIIKGFVTHFSNHFPEMKVIRVDERFTSKMAFQSMIDSGLSKKKRQDKALIDEISATIMLQDYLTRKMF from the coding sequence ATGCCCAGAATACTAGCGATAGATTACGGACAAAAGCGAACAGGAATTGCAGTAACTGATGAGCTACAAATCATTGCCTCAGGTTTAACAACTATTCCTTCTGCAACAGCAATTACTTTTTTGAAAGATTATTTTGAAAAAGAAAAAGTAGAAGCGGTGCTTATTGGCGAACCAAAGCAAATGAATGGACTACCATCTGAAAGCGCGTCAATTATTAAAGGATTTGTAACTCATTTTAGCAATCATTTTCCTGAAATGAAAGTGATTCGAGTAGATGAAAGGTTTACTTCTAAGATGGCATTTCAATCAATGATAGATAGTGGCCTAAGTAAAAAGAAACGCCAAGATAAAGCTTTGATTGACGAAATTTCAGCCACGATTATGCTTCAAGATTATTTGACTAGAAAAATGTTTTAA